From Desulfobacteraceae bacterium:
TCGCAGCCAATGCGACATGAGGGAACCAGGATCGCCCGATTGCAGAGGGTCGATATCTTCCGAGGTGGGGGCTGTCCCACCCTCAAGGGCCGGCTTTTCTCCTTGATTTACGATTGCTATTGCTGTTTTGCAAGGGGTATCTTTTTCGCCTTTTCGAAGCGGGCAATCGCTTCGAGCTTGGTCTCAAACAGCAGGTGGCGAAAAATTTTACGGCCGGGCAGGACTTTTTTGAGTTCACCGGTGTAGTTCTGCATGATTTTCTAGCGCTCGCTCCGGGCCTCGTAGTACTTATCTATGAGCTCCAGGGCCTTTTCGTCGGTCAGGGACTGCTAATTGGTCGCATAGGACACGATCAGCTGTCCGAAAAGCTGGCTGTTCTGAAACAGTTTTTCCTGATATTGTTAATAAACTATTCATAAGCCCTTGGCTTCAGCTTCCGTGAATTCCATGTTTTCCATGACGACCAGCTTTTTCTCGTCGAATCGGAAATTTGCAGATGCTCTGACTTGAGGTTGCCAAAGAACCTTTCGATTGGGGCATTTTCCCAACACTCTCACTTGCGACGCATACTCGGGATCATCCCGCAGTCTTGCAAGCGTTTCTGATATTTCTCACAGGCATATTGACTGCCTCGGTCGCTATGGTGCAGCAAACCCTTCTCCGGCTTGCGGCGCCAGTAGGCCATGGTCAAAGCATCAAGATCCGGTTGCTCAACAATGCATTCGTCCATCGCCTAACCAACCTGTTCTACATTGTCGGCTCTCACCAGCGCGTAATTATCCTTCTGAAAGGCTTTGACCAGGTCGTTGACATCCGCCTCGGGTACGCCAAGATCTTTCAGCAGCATCGCCCCGCGGACCAGCGTGCTCTCGATGTAGCTCGTACATGCTTTTTTAATGCCCTTGGAAACCAGCCTATCCTGTTCCCTGAGGGTCCGCACGCGGACGTAGGCGTTAAGCGACGGGTACAAGCGATGCAGCGTGATCGCGAGGCCCTCGGCGCGCTCCGACTCCCAAATGGCCACAAATGCCGCCGATGCTTTTCCGAGTCCGGCGGCCTCCTGTGTGACGGCGCTGTAAATGTTGCCGAAGTGGACATTGTAGCCCGATTGCTTGCCCTGTCTTACGAGATTGATATCCTGATCAAAAGCAACATAGGGTATTTTCGCTTGGCCTAGCATCCGACAGATGAGCTGCCCCACCTCGTCGTGGCCGATGACGACAACATGCCGCTCGAGATCGGCGGCGGGCGTCGCTCCCGTCGCCCCCGGCCGCCCCCGCAGGCGACCGGCCAGCCCATCACCGATTTTCACCATCAGCGGCGTTGCAATCATGCTGACGGCAACCACCAGCAGCGCCAAGGTATGGCCTGTAGCACTCAGCAGACCGGCCAGCGCGGCGGCACCAAAAAGGACAAAAGCGAACTCACCCACCTGGGACAGATAACAACCGGTGCGAACGGCGGCTGACCGGCTGATGCCGAAGGCGAGGACAAGGGCGGTCAACACCACGGCCTTAATCAGTAGCACCACGGGAACGTGGGCCAGGAGCTTCGACAGGTCATGCCACAGGGCGCCGACATCGATGGACATGCCCACGGCGATAAAAAACAGGCCCATCAGAGTTCCCTTGAAAGGGGCCACCGTCGCTTCGATCTGATAGCGGTAATCCGAGGCCGAGAGCAGCATCCCCATGACAAAAGCGCCCAGGGTCATGGAGATTCCGACCCGGTCCACCGCCCAGGCGGCGGCAATGACCGCCAGAAAGAGAAGGATCCCGAAGGCGTCCATTCGGCGCTCCTTGGCGGTATAGCCCAAGGCGGCAGGCAACAGGTAACGTCCGACGACGAAGATACCTGCCAGAGCACTCACGACCAACAGGGCTTTTTCCCAGATGGGTATGGCAACAGCTTGGGTTGTCTTATGGCCCAAAATGGGCACCAGGGCCATAACCGGCACGACCCAGAGGTCCTGGGCCATGAGGATGGCAAACGTCGTCTCTCCGTGTTCGCTGGCCAGCGCCCCGCGCTCCTTGAGGGTTGTCATGATGATGGCGGTGGAGGACATGGCGAAACCAAGGCCCAAAATGATCGCCGTTGGCCATTGCACCTTGAC
This genomic window contains:
- a CDS encoding cation:proton antiporter is translated as MELSSILISLVFMLGATALCVILVERLGLGSVLSFIIAGIIIGPHTPGPVASPNVNDLQNVAELGVVLFMFTVGLEMLPRKVWAMRRLLFGLGSAQMLATAAVLAFYLVFFVKVQWPTAIILGLGFAMSSTAIIMTTLKERGALASEHGETTFAILMAQDLWVVPVMALVPILGHKTTQAVAIPIWEKALLVVSALAGIFVVGRYLLPAALGYTAKERRMDAFGILLFLAVIAAAWAVDRVGISMTLGAFVMGMLLSASDYRYQIEATVAPFKGTLMGLFFIAVGMSIDVGALWHDLSKLLAHVPVVLLIKAVVLTALVLAFGISRSAAVRTGCYLSQVGEFAFVLFGAAALAGLLSATGHTLALLVVAVSMIATPLMVKIGDGLAGRLRGRPGATGATPAADLERHVVVIGHDEVGQLICRMLGQAKIPYVAFDQDINLVRQGKQSGYNVHFGNIYSAVTQEAAGLGKASAAFVAIWESERAEGLAITLHRLYPSLNAYVRVRTLREQDRLVSKGIKKACTSYIESTLVRGAMLLKDLGVPEADVNDLVKAFQKDNYALVRADNVEQVG